One genomic segment of Terriglobia bacterium includes these proteins:
- a CDS encoding OB-fold domain-containing protein — translation MALEIFAYQCKKCGQLHYPYRMVCKKCGKNEHNEFDPVPLPKEGKLLTFTNVYALPPDFNVAKLGLGIVELNNGMRVTGQLKIPHPKIGMEVRAKIEVVRESEYSKNYGMVFYSA, via the coding sequence ATGGCCCTGGAGATATTTGCCTACCAGTGTAAGAAATGCGGGCAGCTTCATTATCCGTACCGCATGGTGTGCAAGAAATGCGGGAAGAACGAGCATAATGAATTTGACCCTGTTCCCCTTCCCAAGGAGGGGAAGCTGCTGACCTTCACAAACGTTTATGCCCTCCCCCCTGATTTCAATGTGGCCAAGCTCGGACTTGGAATCGTGGAGTTGAACAACGGCATGCGCGTGACCGGCCAGCTCAAGATTCCACATCCGAAGATCGGGATGGAAGTCCGCGCAAAAATTGAAGTGGTGCGAGAGTCTGAATACAGCAAGAACTACGGAATGGTGTTTTACTCGGCATGA
- a CDS encoding acetyl-CoA acetyltransferase: MREVYVVGIGITSFTRLEYPLSEIAAYPAMMALKDAGLSKVDHVYVANMGSARLNHQTGLASAVVDTLSLTPAGAETIENGPASGASAIKQGFMAVASGLHDVVLVTSAERLREVNNLEDTDFVATLSHPLAEYIYGVTLPSQAAMFARLYMQKYGVTERHLAMVAVKNHDNALLNFFAHLHEKITLEGILDSPEAMTNNPYVSEPLRFYDCCPVSDGGACVILTSAEVAKKLKKPMIRLAGVGQATDTHCVHERAEPTDLLAVRGAASQAFKMAGVTPADVDVAELHDAFTILEIVESEEVGFFKKGEGHLALERGETRIGGKIPINPSGGLKAKGHPTGATGVGQAHEIVLQLRGEAEKRQVKDAKIGFTCNFGGFGNNVVCLTFIRED, encoded by the coding sequence ATGCGCGAGGTCTACGTTGTTGGAATAGGAATCACCAGCTTTACCCGGCTGGAGTACCCCCTGAGTGAAATTGCGGCATACCCGGCGATGATGGCGTTGAAAGACGCTGGTCTCTCGAAAGTTGACCACGTCTATGTCGCCAACATGGGAAGCGCCCGCCTGAACCATCAGACGGGTCTTGCCAGCGCGGTCGTCGACACCTTGAGCCTGACTCCCGCAGGGGCGGAAACCATCGAGAATGGACCCGCCTCGGGGGCGTCGGCCATCAAGCAGGGTTTTATGGCGGTAGCCTCGGGGCTTCATGACGTCGTTTTGGTGACCTCGGCCGAACGGCTCCGCGAGGTCAACAACCTGGAAGACACGGATTTTGTCGCGACCTTAAGCCATCCCCTGGCCGAGTACATCTATGGAGTCACCCTGCCGTCGCAGGCGGCCATGTTCGCGCGCTTGTATATGCAGAAGTATGGTGTAACGGAGCGTCATCTAGCTATGGTGGCGGTCAAGAATCATGACAACGCGCTACTCAACTTTTTCGCGCACTTGCACGAGAAGATCACGCTTGAAGGGATCTTGGACTCGCCCGAGGCCATGACCAACAACCCTTACGTCTCTGAACCTTTGAGGTTTTACGACTGCTGCCCGGTTTCGGATGGCGGGGCCTGTGTGATCCTGACATCAGCTGAGGTTGCGAAGAAGTTGAAGAAGCCAATGATCCGGCTTGCCGGTGTTGGCCAGGCCACCGACACGCATTGCGTGCATGAACGAGCGGAACCGACTGACCTTCTGGCCGTACGAGGTGCTGCATCCCAGGCGTTCAAGATGGCAGGCGTCACCCCCGCGGATGTCGACGTCGCGGAGCTGCATGACGCCTTCACGATCCTGGAGATTGTGGAAAGTGAAGAAGTTGGCTTCTTCAAGAAAGGCGAAGGACACCTCGCCTTGGAGCGCGGTGAAACCCGAATCGGCGGAAAAATTCCCATCAACCCCTCGGGAGGGTTGAAGGCCAAAGGACACCCTACGGGGGCAACCGGGGTCGGCCAGGCCCATGAGATCGTGCTACAACTTCGCGGGGAGGCCGAAAAGCGCCAGGTCAAGGACGCCAAAATCGGCTTCACCTGCAACTTCGGCGGTTTCGGCAACAATGTCGTCTGCCTAACTTTCATCAGGGAGGACTGA